Below is a genomic region from Escherichia ruysiae.
CGCAGGTCACGCCAGAAGCGGCTGATGCGGTGGTTACCCGCAATCCCGACGCCGCCCAGCACCTGCATTGCGCTGTCCACCACTTCAAATGCCGCATTGGCGCAGAAGTATTTGCACATCGCAGCATCGCCAGAGGTGATGGTGCCGTTGTCTGCTTTCCACGCTGCTTCATACAGCATGTTTTTCATGGAGTTTAATTTGATCGCCATGTGGGCGAATTTTTCCTGAATCAACTGGAAACGACCAATAGCCTCGCCAAACTGCACTCGCTGATTGGCGTAGCGCGCCGCATCTTCAAAGGCGCACATCGCCGTACCGTAGTTGGTGAGGGCTACCAGGAAACGTTCGTGGTCGAACTCTTCTTTCACGCGGTTAAAGCCGTTACCTTCCCGACCGAACATGTCTTTCTCGTCCAGTTCCACATCGTCAAAGGTGATTTCACAGCAGCTATCCATACGCAGACCGAGCTTCTCAAGTTTGGTCACTTTGATGCCCGGTTTGCTCATATCAACAAACCATTCGGTGTAGACAGGTTTGTCCGGAGAAGCACCGTCGCGCGCCATCACCACGATGTACGGGGTGTAGGCGCTGCTGGTAATAAAACACTTACTACCATTAAGATAAATCTTACCATTTCTACGGGTATAAGTCGTTTTCAGGCTACCCACGTCGGAGCCCGCGCCCGGTTCGGTAATCGCTGAGTTCCACATCTGCTTACCCGTGCCACGGAACGCCATAATCTTGTCGATCTGCTCTTGTGTGCCTTCGCGCAGGAAGGTGTTAAACCCACCCGGCAACTGGTACAGCACGTAGGTTGGCGCCCCCAGACGCCCCAGTTCCATCCACACGGCGGCGAGGGTGACGAATCCTGCGTCCAGACCACCGTGTTCTTCGGGGATCAGCAGGCTATCGATACCCATATCCGCCAGTGCTTTAACAAAACGTTCCGGGTAGACGCTGTCACGGTCGCACTCGGCAAAATAGGCTTCCCAGTTTTCACTGGCCATCAGTTCACGGATACCGGCGACAAACAGTTCCTGCTCATCATTTAAATTAAAATCCATCTTTCAACCTCTTGATATTTTGGGGGTTAATTAATCTTTCCAGTTCTGTTTCGCGTCTTTAATAAAGGAGAGCGTCACCATAATGTTGACGAAGAACAGCGGGCATCCTCCGGCGATAATGGCGGTTTGAATCGGTTTCAGGCCGCCGAGCGCCAGCAGAACAATGCCGATAATGCCAACCAGAATTGACCAGCCGATACGCACCAGCAGCGGCGGCTCTTCGCCGTCGCGTACTTCGCGGCAGGTGGACATCGCCAGGGTATAAGAGCAGGCGTTAACCAGCGTAACGGTGGCAATAAAGCAAAGAATGAAGAAGCCCCACATGGTGGCGGTGCTGAGCGGCAGAGCGGCCCAGGTTTCGATGATGGCGCGCGCCACACCGTACTGTTCGATCAGGTTCGGAATGTTGATGATGTTTTTATCTATCAACAGCAAAGTGTTACTACCAAGCACGGTCCACAAGATCCAGGTGGAGGCTGTCAGCCCCAGCACCATGCCGAAGCACAGTTCACGCACGGTACGACCACGGGAAATACGCGCCAGGAAGATACTCATCTGGATAGCGTAAATCACCCACCATGCCCAGTAGAAAACCGTCCAGCCCTGCGGGAAGCCGCCTTTGGCGATAGGATCGGTATAGAACAACATGCGCGGCAGATACATCAGCAACATCCCCACCGAGTCGGTGAAGTAGTTCATGATGAAGCTGGCACCACTGACGATAAACACCCAACCCAGCATCAGGAAGCTCAGGTAGCTACGCACATCACTGGCGATACGTACCCCTTTTTGCAGGCCGCAGGCGACGCAAATGGCGTTGAGGATAATCCAGCAGGTAATGATGATGGCGTCCAGTTGCAGGGTATGCGGAATGCCAAACAACCACTGCATACACTCGGTCACCAGCGGTGTGGCAAGGCCGAGACTGGTGCCCATCGCGAAGATCAAGGCGACGAGATAGAAGTTATCGACAATAGTACCGAACAACCCTTTGGCGTGTTTTTCACCCACCAGCGGCACCAGCGTAGAGCTGGGGCGAATCACTTCCATTTTGCGGACAAAGAAGAAGTAAGCG
It encodes:
- the caiA gene encoding crotonobetainyl-CoA dehydrogenase, translated to MDFNLNDEQELFVAGIRELMASENWEAYFAECDRDSVYPERFVKALADMGIDSLLIPEEHGGLDAGFVTLAAVWMELGRLGAPTYVLYQLPGGFNTFLREGTQEQIDKIMAFRGTGKQMWNSAITEPGAGSDVGSLKTTYTRRNGKIYLNGSKCFITSSAYTPYIVVMARDGASPDKPVYTEWFVDMSKPGIKVTKLEKLGLRMDSCCEITFDDVELDEKDMFGREGNGFNRVKEEFDHERFLVALTNYGTAMCAFEDAARYANQRVQFGEAIGRFQLIQEKFAHMAIKLNSMKNMLYEAAWKADNGTITSGDAAMCKYFCANAAFEVVDSAMQVLGGVGIAGNHRISRFWRDLRVDRVSGGSDEMQILTLGRAVLKQYR
- the caiT gene encoding L-carnitine/gamma-butyrobetaine antiporter, which produces MKDKKRKTGIEPKVFFPPLIIVGILCWLTVRDLDAANVVINAVFSYVTNVWGWAFEWYMVVMLFGWFWLVFGPYAKKRLGNEPPEFSTASWIFMMFASCTSAAVLFWGSIEIYYYISTPPFGLEPNSTGAKELGLAYSLFHWGPLPWATYSFLSVAFAYFFFVRKMEVIRPSSTLVPLVGEKHAKGLFGTIVDNFYLVALIFAMGTSLGLATPLVTECMQWLFGIPHTLQLDAIIITCWIILNAICVACGLQKGVRIASDVRSYLSFLMLGWVFIVSGASFIMNYFTDSVGMLLMYLPRMLFYTDPIAKGGFPQGWTVFYWAWWVIYAIQMSIFLARISRGRTVRELCFGMVLGLTASTWILWTVLGSNTLLLIDKNIINIPNLIEQYGVARAIIETWAALPLSTATMWGFFILCFIATVTLVNACSYTLAMSTCREVRDGEEPPLLVRIGWSILVGIIGIVLLALGGLKPIQTAIIAGGCPLFFVNIMVTLSFIKDAKQNWKD